A region of the Anolis carolinensis isolate JA03-04 chromosome 1, rAnoCar3.1.pri, whole genome shotgun sequence genome:
GATTTGTTttagtgtattttttttaaaaaagaaaaaccaatttGTAATAAATAATCCATAATTTGTATGGTCTTATTTACAAGTCCCAGCTGTTAAATACAAACAATGGCAACAAGGTGGAGAGACAGAAAAATTGAGGCAGCATGGTAAAAACAGCTGTCGTGTAGAACTTGGgatgcatctagactgtagaattaatgcagtttgacactacttgaactgctgtggctcagtattatggaatcctgggagttgtcattttagaatgcctttagccatctctgtcaaagagtgctggtgtcacgtaactacaactcccagggtttaatagtattgagccatggcagttacagtggtgtcaaactggattaattccacagtgtaggaaCACTCTTAGTTCTGAATGAGGCTATAGAGTGGCCTTTCCATGACCCAATCAGGCAGGTAAGTGTTGATTGCATAACCTAGCTATGTTCTTGGTTCAGAGTTGCTATGCTAGATGAGCTAGGGAGCAGTGGGCATCTATTGCATTTTCTGGTTCTCTGAATATTCTGGTTCTCTGTACACTGCTAGTCGTTCCCAAAAAAAACTAGAAGTGAAATTGGATTCCACAAATTTGACATTGCCATAATTTTTGGTAAGGTAGACGGCAATAGGAAATAATTAAAGAATGCCTTCCAGATGGATTGAGTCTCTCTCCGAATCTATAtgacctgagcagagctgttggaGATAAGGTAACTTGGagggggttaccataagttggtgtcaggagcgacttgagaaactgcaagttgcttctggtgtgagagaattggctgtctgcaaggacatagcccaggggacgcccagatgttttaatgtttttatcatccttgtgggaggcttctctcatgtctccacatggagctggagctgatagagggagctcatctgcgctctccccaggttggatttaaaCCGGCAACCTtaaagtcagcaacccaaccttcaagtcatcagtcctgccagcacaagggtttaacccactgcaccaccagggaggGGGCTCCTAGTCAACTTGATgacagccaacaacaacaacaacaacaaacactgtATATTATCTGCTACTGGAAGCTGAGTATGTATTAAAGCTGAAACTATTTTTTTAGTTTTTCAATTATTGTTGTCAGGTTGGGGTGTCATTGGGGTCTATATTGTTAGGCTGTTGGGTTTGCAATCTTGATATTGACTATTTTGTGCACTGAAGCACCAGAGGATACAGCCAGCATCCAAATGGAGAAAGGTTCAATGCACCCATTTCTACTGTGGGATATCATTACCTTTGAACCTGCTCAGTGGCACTTAGCAAAGTGTTCCCAAGTGAAGGGGATACAATTCACACTGCCCCTATCCATGATGAACTAATATATGTGCATATAGATTAAATAAAAGTGAGCTCAGTTTCTCTGCCAACGTTTAAGATACATGTATGAAATGTTACTTTCTCATAAATGTGAACCATCAGTGTAATATACAATCCACTGAGAAATTCCCACTTCCTTTGAAAAAAGGATTTATtccataataaaacagaatacctGTTTGAGCAACTGTGTAATACAGCTAGCTGATTTTATATCCTGCATGTTAAGTCCTAAAACATGTTTGCTAATGTAAAAGGACTAGCATATCAATAATGTGATGACTGTTTCAGGGTGTTCTAAGTCCTTTATGCCAGTGTTTTCCTTAAAACCTGGTGTTATTCTGGTTCAGTCATTGGAGGTGACTGACCTCTTGGCCAGCAGAGTATTGCTGATTGCGTATAGGGCCAAGATAAGGGAGAAGCTGCTCTTGCATGAACTCTTTACCTGTCAAAGACCTATGCCACACTTTCTTTGTACACATGCTCAACATTTGAGAACAGAGCTCCTTTGATGAGTCCAAACATTCTCAAAATGCTAATTGGGCTGCCAAATATCTGGAGAACATGCTTTGTTTTTAACAATATAAGTTAAATGCCTCCAAATATGGCAGCACAGCCATGCAAAGTATTGAACTATGTTCTTTCACAGAGGTGGGAGAAGACACTTTCTGAACTTTTTGGTTATGGCTGCTGGCCATGTTGGCTGGTTCTGGGAATTATAATCAAGACCTATTTTATAATGCACCATTACTGTTTATAGGCAGCAGTTTGCATTACAgctgaggctcctcctttggaggcttttaagcagagactggatggccatctgtcgggggtgctttgaatgagattttcctgcttcttgcaggtagttggactggatggcccatgaggtctcttccaactctacgattctatgatctaATAAAAAGCCTTCTGTTTAAATCCATGGAAAAGGGTATTTGGGATATAAGAAATGTTATGAACTGAAATAGGTATTAgcacataatatatgtatatatatttaggaACAGTGAATGGAAGTTATGATAGTATGATATCTGTTTCTCTGAAAATGTCATATAGGTTTCTGTTGAAAGAGAATCATCTCAGCTATGTTGTTAGTGGCCAGACAGAAGTGGTTTGTGTTTTCCATATCACTGGGAGAGTGAGTCTCTTCTTTAAATATCCTCTCCAAACTGCAGAGATTTGTCCCCAAATTTTGTCCTTCAAATTGTATACATCCATAACATCATataattctggattttttttgcaatatatttacaaattacaagaaaaaccTGAAGTTAGGTTTGCAACTCTATGCTTTGACAATGAAAGCATTGCTGAGGAGGGACGACGTTTTGAACaccttacataaaattgtaatttaagattaattctgattaaatcatgattataacatatattcttcaaaagaaatatatttaattaACCTTGAAATAATAGCTACTATTAGTTGTGATAGCGTCTATACGAGGCATGgacaagctttggccctccagttgttttggagtccaaaacacctggagggccgacttgcccatgcctggtctatacataTTTGGGACTCCCTGTATATTCAGCACTGTGGACAGCTAAAGTTCAGACTGACATTTACTATCTACCAACACCTACAAGCAAATTAAAGTGACAATGCACAAGAATGACTTTTGTTTACTGCCTATCAATTATACAGCAAACTAGATATGAATGATACAAAGTAGTAGGAATAATACAAATTATGTCTTTCAGcctaatatttaatgtttagccCAATATACCACATATGCAAACatgaaaaatgtgtttgtttCCACACATGTTCTCTAGGCTTTCAAAACTTGGTGGGGAGGGAATAAAATCTCTTTCTGAATATGGCTGCAATCCTGCAAACAGCTACCTGTGATTAAGCACCAATTACCTATTTCTGAGTACACATACATAGGGCTGTAATCAGGGATTTGGAGTGAATTTCACTGGATGCAATTACACAAATGTGCCATTGATATACACATctgtgtgtattgtattgtattgtgttcTTAGCTCATGCTTCAGTCTGAGTACTGAAAAAGTGTCCCCACTGACCAAGTGAAAACATGTTGTTCTCATGAATCTGGCCCTATTAGAATTAAGAAGATGTTTGTATAAGGCAGGGGCATAAGTGGAAGATCAGTATTCCATTCATTCTGGCACTAAGTCAATAGCAACCCTGCATATACAATTTCTACATAAAATAAGCTGATAAGATAAGATGTCAATATCTGTTACATCtccatgtgaatgttgcagttagccaccttgattagcattgaatagccttgcagcttcaaagactggctgcatgCTGCCTTGAttagctatttaatgctaatcaaggtggctaattgcaacattaacacttgcctcaaacagacaagagttctttcgcccaccctggactttccacagatgtataaaccccacttgcctagttttcaacagatctcacaacctctgcggatgtctgccatagatgcaggcaaaacatcaggagagtatgcttctggaacatggccatacagcccggaaaactcactgcaacccaataATACTTTTTCTAGTTTTGGGAAAAGACAACTTACTTCACTGGAAATATAAGATGGGGTAAAAATATTAAGAAACAGGGGTGTTGGGAAGGACAGGGCATTATGTATGCAAGATCCTAGCATACAAACATCTTCCTTTTGTGAGTGAGGCACAAGCAAAATAGTCACACTTGGATGGGCGGATTGTAGTCTCAACTCCCTGCCTAGCCAGAGGGCAGACTGGGTGGCCTGAAGTGGTGTCCTTATCTGCAGACTCGCCTACCCCAGGGGTTGCTGTGAGGACAGGAGAagataaaaggaaagaaagagttgGCCTGGAGTTCCTTGAAACAGATCCGGAAGAAGCTAAACAAACAATAAAGCATGGCAGTCCACATTCCAGGATGTTGTGAGCCCTGCCTCTtctactccctggatttgaagagCAAAACAAAACACTAACAAGGctggggaaaaagagaaagaaagaaagaaagaaagaaagaaagaaagaaagaaaggggggaatCCAACTCCCAGTGAACACAAAGGGAAATCAAatatgttgctgtgagttttccagactatatGACCATATTCTAGAagccaaatctatggcaggcatcctcagaggttgtgaggtatattggaaaataaacaaaggaagtttatatatctgtggaaggtccagggtgggagaaagaactcttatctgttggaggctgcaattaatcaccttgattagcattgaatagccttgcagtttcaaagcctggctgcttcctgcctgggggaaatcctttgttgggaggtgttagctggcccatgtctggaattccccttttttcacagtgttgttctttatttactgtcctgattttagagacagGAAActgtgaggagagaatgcttctggaacatggccgataaagcctggaaaactcacagcaacctagtgattctggatTCCGGCCGGGAAAGCCTTCGTCAACACATTGGAGATCAAATGATTCTACCTTTTGATCCCCAATTTAGCACACTGTACAATTAGGCATGCAGAAAGTGAAGGATGCAGGGTGAAGCATTTCCTTTCTCCTGATCCCACTGGCGCTTCTAAAATAATCTTGCTGGTTTCTACCTTCCCTCCCTCGATTTATTGGGCCTGTTGTGCCAATTCACACCAAGATCCTAACGACCCTGGTCCTCAATCTTTGTTGAACGTGTGATTTCAAGCAGGCACAATGTGTTGAGACGGCATCGATGCCTGCCATGAAAACAACGCGGGCGGGCTGCCGTGGCTCTGGATGGTCCGCGAgcagggttttgttgttgtttgaatcCGCCACGTGGTCTTCCTTCGGGGAATGGACGAATCTATAGTTGCGGGTGGCGcctgtgggagggagggagggagggaaagagggaggcccGTCCCTTGGTGCCCTGACTTACCATCCCGCGGAGCCGGCCGTCCTCCTCCATGCAGAGGTAGCGGGAGCTGTGCACGCCTTTGAGGGCCACGGCGCGCAACGAGACCGCGCGGATCTCCAGCAAACCTGCCACGAGGAACAGACGGAGGTGTCACGGGACCACGCgagggggaggaaaggaagacatcgcttttttggaacCAACCCCAGCCCCTCAAAGACATAGAACACATGCACAAAGAGACACCTTTAAGTTTCGTGTCACCTTTCAGAGTGGTTTGTTTCAGCGACTTCTTGTGCTTCACAGGAGTGCCACCCCACGAGGTCACGAGAATCCTGCCACccatgattcccccccccccttgagtcCCCAAATTCCCTGCTTTGCATCAAAAAGAACACGGGTGGCCTCTAAAACTCTTCTATCTGCTGGCTTCGcatatgagtctactctgccaatgagtctactctgccaaataatctgggataatctgaGATCAGGTCCTGAGGTATAGGGCAATGTAGGTCCAGCCCATGCTACTTGTGTTAAGAGTTTCATTCAGGGGCCCCCACGAAAACCCAGAGGGTCCAAAAGGGGAAAGGGGGGGCATGCAGGGGAAGGAGGCTGCCTGATCTGCTAAGGAGGCCCCTTTGCCAGAGAATCACAACATCataatgttggaagagaccacaaggatcatccagcccaagccccttctgccatgcaggagcacacaatcaaagcactccccacagatggccatccaggctctgcttaaaaacctccagggaaggagactcacCCGCCCGCAAAGACAGgtgaaatcatagaatcctgttgttggagagacctcatgggccatccagtccaaccccctgccaagaagcacgaaaatcacattcaaagcaccctcaacagatggccatctagcctctgcttaaaagcctccaaagaaggagcctccaccacattcccaggcagagagttccactgctgaacagctctcagtgaggaagttcttcctaatgttcaggtggaatctcctttcctgtagtttgaagccattgttcggcgtcctagtctccagggcagcagaaaacaagcttgctccctccgccctatgacttcccctcacatctttatacatggccatcatatctccttctgcaggctaaactccttaagccgctcctcatagggcttgttctccagacccttgatcattttagtcgccctcctccgcTTTTCTTTCCTCCAAGGAAAGCAGACTTACTCTGCTTTTAAGGCTGTATATTATTGGATGCCATGGCCCATGGCTGGTACCGTAAACAATTCATTCTAGGACTTACTCTGCCGGTTCTGGCTGCCGGCGCCGTCGACTCTCCCGTCGGCGTGGATGCGGAGGAACTGGCTGAAGAGGCCCTGCCGCCCCGCGGTGTAGAGGTGCCTGAGCCGGACGGGCTCCCCCCAGCCGTAGCTGACGTGGGGCCCGGCGTCGGTGAGCGGGAGGGCGCGGGAGGCCACGGCCGCCAAGCCCAGAAGGGCCCCCAGCAGAGGCAACGCCCGCCGACACATcctgagagagacacacacacacagagggagagagagagagagagagagctctggGCGCGGGATCCCCTCTTCTCtgcaggaaggagaaggaggaggcgcaGAGCCAAGCCCCGCCGTccccgctgccaccaccttttaTAGCCACCGGGCGATCGATAAGGCGAGGGCACTTGCCCGAGAGGAGCAGCCCCGGCCTCCGCGCAGCGCACGCCCCGAAGACTGGCTCAGGGCTCTTGCATCATTCCCGGCAAGAGGCGCGCTCTGCCcaggagacccccccccctccttccagagctgccaaaagagagagaaagggacggggagggggaaggagggggagaggcgCCGCGGGGGCTTTGAAGACGCCGCCCAGGATCATACGATGGTCTCTCGGTGCCTATTGGAAACTCCGGAGacgaggcggggggggggggggggggggagagagagagagagagagagagagagccgggCTCCTTGGCTGAGGGGCCTCAAAGGCGTCCCCCGCCCCAAGAAGAGATGCCAAGGaggggaggcggaggaggagagcCCATCTCTTCCGCTTGGGCTCCTTCAAGCCCTTCCTTCGCTCTCCAGAGTCGTGGGGAGAAGAAGAGGCtagcctttgcctccctctggggctgagagagtgtgactggccCAAAGTCCCCCAGTGGGACCCGTGACTGGCGGGGGTGCCAACCCCAGTCTCCAGCCAGGCTGGTGTGTTTCGAGACCCAGGGTGCATctctgcactgtcgaacccatgCAGATTGCCCCCACTTGaatggctccatgctgtggaatgctgggaactggggtttggtgaagcatcagccttataaactccaactcccatgattccctagcacTGAGCGCTGGTAGTGAAAGAGCATATCTGCACTGTGGAACCCATGCAGATTGACCCCACTTGaatggctccatgctgtggaatcctggggaaGCATTTGGTTTGGGGAAGCATCAGCCTTATAAGattacaatttccatgattcccaAGCACGGAGCCCTGGCATTGAAAGAGGTGTCGAATTGCATTCGTTCTGCACCCATAGCATCACAGggagaagatggttttgaaagcccccagattacaggagctgtcttcatagacctgtcagcagtttATGACACTGTACATCATCgcctgagaaaaacttataatatcacaaaggactaccagctcacctgcttcataggaaatctgttacataacaggagcttttttatggaattccagggccagagaagcaggtggcgaaaacagaagaaaggCCTGCCTCGGGAGTGTGATGACAGTGCCAccaccacccaagcagggagctttgaaatggttgaacagaaactctccaaagctttaggtgctcttactgcctgttaCAGGGAAGACCAGCTGAGCCCTAATCCatgtaaaatgcagacatgtgcttttcatcttaagaacagacaagcatctcgagctctgaggattacctgggaataAATCTCAcgggagcattgcagcacaccaaaatactcaggagttaccctggaccatgctctgacttacaagaagcactgtttgactatccagcaaaaagtgggcactagaaatatcATGTGAAAGCTGacaggcacaacctggggatcacaagcagacacagtgaagacatctgcccttgtgctttgctattctgcggctgaatatgcatgcccagtgaggaacacatctcaccacattaaaacagtggatgttgctcttaatgagacatgccacattatcacaagatgtctacATCTCACACCATTGTTTAGCCAGTACTGGACCACCTGACATCCCCTGGGAGTAATAAAAgggccaaggcattgacatctccggcccatcccgttcggatatcagccaatgccttaaatcaagaaatagctttctaagatctacagagatactcgtagaaacacctcagcaagcaagagtccaaaagtggcaggctaaaatccagaacctcaatccatggctgatatgcagaagactgggcgacttggaaggggctgagcagactgcactctggcacgacaaggtgcagagccaaccttaagaaatggggctacaaagtggagtccacagcatgcgagtgtggacaagagcaaaccagagaaccacctattacaatgcagtcttagccctgccacatgcacaatgggggaccttcttatagcaacaccagaggcactccaagtgaccaatAACATTGAGTatgatgccaagtttttaaactttgttttgtgtttttaaatacattacaactggaCCCTCggctcgcttctgacacgataaataaatagtctCACTCACACTCAAGTCACAATACCAGGCTGGCTCAAGCACCTTGAGATCCCTTCTTGTGCTTTTCTTGCTTTCCCCACAAAATCTCCCGCCCCAATTTTCCTCCAAAGTTCAAGGAATCCCGTGCGTGTTCGGGAAAGGTTGCCTTTGCTCGTGTTCAGTGAGAAAGCCTTGCCGGCACGCCCGCTCTTTCCACGTCCTTGGTCTTTCTGCGAATCAAGGCCGGTTATTCATTCTGCCCCGCACAGTTTGCAatgaaaaaaaggaagggaggcgCTGGAAGGAAGTCTGGGGCTGAATAGAATGACTTGCTGGTGACCCGGAAAATCGCCCACCTTAGAAAAAAACCGGGGCCTTTGTTCCCCAAGGTGGCCAAGcggtttttttctttctgatgCAATACCTCCCAGAATTGGCAAGAAGAAAAAGATTCCGAATCAGGGGAGGGGGCGAGCCCCAGATCAAGAGGGGAAAGGGAAGGCAACAGCAGAGAACACTGTTTTTCAGTGGCATCTAATTTTGCACCAGCCCTCTTTTTGCATCTGTGTTATTTATATTACTACATAGGTCAggtatgggcaaagttgggccctccaggtgttttggacttcagttcccaccattcctaacagaccCAGACCCTTTCCGTTTTCCTCTCAGCCACTGAGGGGAaaaagggtctgaggctgttaggaatggtgggagttgaagtgcaaaacacctggagggcccagctttgcccatacctgatatagGTGGTGTGCGCCTGCGTTTAGGCTGCAAGCAGGCACTTGGAGGAGCAAGGTGCCCGTCTTAGGTGAAAGTTGCACTTTGAACCTCTGGGTGGCAGTCCAAGGCCAAGAGGAAAGTATTTGGCCCTGTTGGATTAGATCACCCTGTTCATTCCCCAAGTTCCTAGTCCTGGGCAGGATGCCAAAGCAGAGGGCAAAGGGCACCTGTTGGCTTTCTCCCTTCCCGATGTACTCCCTCCCTAGAACCATGTAACTCCTGGACTTCCTGGGAATTTCATTTTCGGTTCCCTTGTTCTCCGAAAGGGCAGTCCACACTTGGAAGCATTTCCCAAACAAGCTATATTTACAAGGTGTCTATAAAGTCTACACCCACCTGGGAGTAAGCCCATTGAACTCATGGAGATTTTTTCCAGAATGGTATGTATAGGGCTGGGGTGTAATAATTTCATAAGTTTCCACTTacgtttctgtgagttttttgggctatacggccatgttccagcagcattttctcctaacttTTTGCCTGGATCTGTTGCTGGAATCGTCAACAGTTTTGTTGGCAAGGCCTGGTTTATGTGG
Encoded here:
- the fgf19 gene encoding fibroblast growth factor 19, coding for MCRRALPLLGALLGLAAVASRALPLTDAGPHVSYGWGEPVRLRHLYTAGRQGLFSQFLRIHADGRVDGAGSQNRQSLLEIRAVSLRAVALKGVHSSRYLCMEEDGRLRGMLRYSAEDCSFEEEMRPDGYNIYKSKKYGVLVSLSNARQRQQFKGKDFLPLSHFLPMINTVPVESADFGEYGDTRQHYESDIFSSRLETDSMDPFGLTSEVSSVQSPSFGK